The following proteins come from a genomic window of Microbacterium sp. SY138:
- a CDS encoding DUF305 domain-containing protein, giving the protein MMKKKLRTAALVAVPLATALFLAGCADNGGSMPGMDHGDGSSSAPSESAETDFNMADSMFAMMMIPHHQQAVEMSDMILAKSDVDQQVLDLAQQIKDAQQPEIDTMQGWLDDWGMSADDMDMGDMDHGGGMMSEEDMAQLEAATGTEAARMFLEQMIEHHKGAIEMAETELADGKNPDAKELAQAVVDTQSAEITTMEDLLAQL; this is encoded by the coding sequence ATGATGAAGAAGAAGCTCCGCACCGCAGCACTCGTCGCCGTTCCGCTGGCGACGGCCCTGTTCCTGGCCGGGTGCGCCGACAACGGCGGCTCGATGCCGGGCATGGATCACGGCGACGGGTCCTCGTCGGCGCCGTCGGAGTCCGCAGAGACGGACTTCAACATGGCCGATTCGATGTTCGCGATGATGATGATCCCCCACCACCAGCAGGCGGTGGAGATGAGCGACATGATCCTCGCCAAGAGCGACGTCGACCAGCAGGTGCTGGATCTGGCGCAGCAGATCAAGGATGCGCAGCAGCCCGAGATCGACACGATGCAGGGCTGGCTCGATGACTGGGGCATGTCCGCCGACGATATGGACATGGGCGACATGGACCACGGCGGCGGGATGATGTCTGAGGAGGACATGGCGCAGCTGGAGGCCGCGACCGGCACCGAGGCTGCCAGGATGTTCCTCGAGCAGATGATCGAGCACCACAAGGGCGCGATCGAGATGGCCGAGACCGAGCTGGCCGACGGGAAGAACCCGGACGCGAAGGAACTGGCCCAGGCGGTAGTGGACACGCAGTCCGCGGAGATCACCACCATGGAAGATCTGCTCGCTCAGCTCTGA
- a CDS encoding F510_1955 family glycosylhydrolase: protein MHVRFKTAAVIAAVMSVPVVLAGCASTPASTGEEHTELSTHVHAVVVAPETGQLLLGTHEGIYEVSESGELGGRVSIADFDAMGLTATSQGLIASGHPGPQTPEEWGAPNLGVIRSVDGGANWEPVAFTGEKDFHALTAGADDTVYGLATDDTDLLRSVDAGATWTPTGAQVPAVSLTADASGRVVAATADGVTVSTDRGASFSAWPDAPLLYTLGASPDRKRLVGVGTDDRIWVIGSGEDQWQEAGTVHEQAQAVGIDADGRVVVVDASGITVLPQ from the coding sequence ATGCACGTCCGTTTCAAGACGGCGGCCGTGATCGCCGCCGTCATGTCCGTGCCTGTCGTGTTGGCGGGGTGCGCGAGCACGCCCGCGTCGACAGGGGAAGAACACACCGAGCTATCCACGCATGTGCACGCGGTGGTCGTGGCCCCAGAGACGGGGCAGCTGCTGCTGGGCACCCACGAGGGCATCTACGAAGTGTCCGAATCGGGTGAGCTCGGCGGCCGGGTCAGCATCGCCGACTTCGACGCGATGGGGCTGACGGCGACGTCGCAGGGCCTGATCGCGTCCGGGCACCCGGGCCCGCAGACCCCCGAAGAGTGGGGAGCACCGAACCTGGGAGTGATCCGCAGTGTCGACGGCGGCGCGAACTGGGAACCCGTCGCGTTCACCGGAGAGAAAGACTTCCATGCGCTCACCGCGGGCGCCGATGACACCGTGTACGGGTTAGCGACCGACGACACCGACCTGTTGCGCAGCGTCGATGCCGGCGCCACCTGGACACCGACGGGCGCACAGGTGCCGGCGGTCAGTTTGACCGCGGATGCCAGCGGCCGGGTAGTCGCGGCGACCGCGGACGGGGTGACCGTGAGCACCGACCGAGGCGCGTCGTTCTCGGCATGGCCGGATGCGCCGCTGCTGTACACGCTAGGAGCGTCCCCGGATCGCAAGCGGCTGGTCGGGGTCGGCACCGATGACCGGATCTGGGTGATCGGGTCCGGGGAGGACCAGTGGCAGGAAGCGGGCACGGTGCACGAGCAGGCGCAGGCGGTGGGGATCGACGCGGACGGCCGGGTCGTCGTGGTCGACGCCAGCGGCATCACCGTGCTCCCCCAGTAG